From the Brienomyrus brachyistius isolate T26 unplaced genomic scaffold, BBRACH_0.4 scaffold39, whole genome shotgun sequence genome, one window contains:
- the LOC125722515 gene encoding stonustoxin subunit beta-like, translated as MSILGIKYSCQLTLDPNTANREVSLSGGGRKVTGGAEQPYPDHPERFDSWEQVLCRESLTGRCYWEAEWDGDGAWIGVTYKGIRRKGGSYDCGLGANNKSWCLYCDTYSYSVPHNKKHTVIPIKPSGPHRVGVYLDWGAGALSFYRVSSDGLTLLYSFTSSFTEPLCPGFGVYPNSPVSLCMLG; from the exons atgagtatattgggaataaaat actcctgccagctgacgctggaccccaacactgcaaacagagaagtgtctctgtcaggggggggcaggaaggtgacagggggggcagagcagccatatcctgatcatccagagagatttgacagctgggaacaagttctgtgcagagagagtctgactggccgctgttactgggaggctgagtgggatggagatggagcctggataggagtcacttataaaggaatcaggaggaaaggagggagttatgactgtgggcttggagccaataacaagtcatggtgtctgtACTGTGATACTTACAGTTACTCTGTCCCGCACAATAAGAAACACActgtcatacccataaagccctcaggtccccacagagtaggagtgtatctggactggggggctggtgctctgtccttctacagagtctcctctgatggactgaccctcctgtacagcttcacctcctcattcactgaacccctctgtccagggtttggggtttatccaaactcccccgtgtcgctgtgcatgctgggatag